The [Clostridium] colinum genome includes the window TTACATTCTAAATAATTATGATTTAAATCATAGTTATTTAACATAATATCAACATATGGTTTATCTCTTTCTGGTTGAAAACTATTAGATTTAAAATAAATATCATTTTCTTTAAAGTCAAACGAAAAAGTATTTAATTTTTTATTAAATTTGCTTAAATATTTAGAAGAAACTGCAGTAACTATACTAGAATCTATACCACCAGATAAAAATGTACATATTTCAACATCTGATACCAATTGTCTCTCTATAGCATCTCTTACAAGAAAAGATACTTTTTCTACAGTTTGTTCATAACTATCTGTGTGATAATCACTTTTTAATTCCCAATATTGTATTTCTTTAAACCCATATTTATTAAAAATACCAAAATGACCTGGTTTAATTTCAAATAAATCTTTAAAAACACCTTTTCCAGCTATTCTAGCTGGACCTAAACTTAATATTTGCTTTAAGCTATCTATATCTATTGTAGGTGTAATGTTAGGATATTCAAAAATTGCTTTAGGCTCAGACCCAAAAACTAAAGTTTTATTATTTATTGTATAAAATAAAGGTTTTACACCAACTCTATCTCTAAATAAATACAAAGTTTCTTCTTGTGTATCATATATAGAAAAAGCAAAAATTCCATTTAAATAATCTACACATTTTTCTTTATATTCTATAAATAAATTTAAAATAACTTCTGTATCTGTTGTAGTTGAAAAAGAATATCCTTTATTTTTTAACTCTATTTTTAGTTCATCTACGTTATATATTTCACCATTATATACTATTATATATTTATTATCATTTATAATTTTTATCATAGGTTGATTACCATTTTCACTTAAATCTCTAATAGATAATCTACTATGTGATGCTCCAAAATGATTATCTAAATAAATTCCATTTGCATCACTTCCTCTTCTATTTAAAGATTTTCTCATATTATCTAAAATATTTTCAAAAAAACTTTGTTTGTTTAAAAAATTTTCTTCAAAATTTATAAACCCCGATATTCCACACATAAAAAATCTCCTTATAAATTTATATTATTATATTATTCAAAAATTATTAATATTATTAATCAATTAAATAATTAAATTAATTTATATAAATATTTTTATCATATACTAAAAAATTATTTTGTATAAAGTATAATTTTTTCATCATAATTTATTATTTCTTCAGATGGTGGAAATTGAGTTCTAACTGTACTACCCTCTCCCATTATTTCAAATTTAATTTCTTGCTCTTCTAATAATTTTTTAGCTTCATTTACATCCATTTCTATAAAATTAGGAACTTTTATCTCTCTTGTTTCTTCCATTTCTAGTTCTTTTTCAGTATATTTTTTTTCTATATTTAAGTATGGTAATATATTTTCTAATAACTCTTTCATTACTGGACCTGCTACTTGCTAAGCTGTAAAGACAGGGCATTTTTAATATAGTTTATACTCAAAATAAATAAAACTAAAATTTTTATTAAATTTAAAATAAAAATTTATTTATAATCATTAATAAAAAAAATTAAATCCTATTTTAATTAATATTAAAAAGCTACCAATTTACATTAGTAGCTTTTATTTAACTAAATTTTTATTCAGTATGACTACTTTCAATAGTTTCTTCACTAGTTGTTTCAGTATTAATAGTTTCATCAACAATAATTAAATCCAAATTACTTTCTGTTGTAGTCTCTATAGATGTTTCTTCAATTTTTTCATTACTTATTTGCGTAGTATTAACATTATTTTTTATAGAATTTTTTTCATCTAAATTAATAACTTGCTCAACCTTTTTAGTACCAACTAAAACTTCTTCTGTTCTAGGTTTATAATAACTATTATTAATTAATACTTTTTCAGTAAGTTTGTTATCAATATAAACTAATTTATATAATTTATACTTATATCCTTTTAAAGGTTTTACTTCTACTTTTTCTTTACCTTCAGCAAGTTCATCTGTTTCCTTAACTATTTTAGGGCTTGGCTCAATAACCTCTACTAAGGCATTTTCAAATTTTAATGTACGATTTTTAGGTCTTTCTTCATATCCATATATGTTACAAATAACTTCATTATCTGTAAGATAGCTTTCTATATAAATAGGATATTGATTAGAATTTTTAAATTTAAAATCTATATAATCACCAGCTAAAACAGCATCATATCCATAATCTAAATATCCAACTTTTAAAGAATGATTTTGCCTTTCTACAATTTCAAGCTCTGAATATAAAACAGCATTATATAATGTGCTAGAAACTTGGCAAACTCCACCACCATATTCATCTACAAATTTTCCATTTATTATTGTTGGTGCTGGTTTATATCCATTCGATTTAGTAGTAGCTCCAAATTTTTTAATTGTTGAAAATACTTCACCTGGATATAAAATAGTTCCATTTATTCTACTTGCTGCAACTTTCATATTTGTAATACGATTAGCATCACTTTCACCTTTTTTTGTATATTTAGTAGAAAAAGAGCCTATTTTATCTTGAACTTTACTAAGATATTTAGAGCTATATTTAGGCTCTACTTCATTAACAATTATTTCTACATTTGTATCTCCTTGTAATAATAAAGCATCAACTAAATCTTTATATGTTTTTTCAAAATCTACTGAAATACCATTATTGCCTTCTATAATATTAAATGTATCATTATTTTTTTCTAAAGTAGCATTTTTAGCCTCTATATTTATATCTTTAGATATTTCTTCAAGTTTAGCTTTTACAACTTCTTCTTGTATATTTCTTTCTATAGATATTTCTTCAATATCTTTTTCTAAAGATTTTATTTTATTTATTCTTTCTTTATCCGAACCGGTTCTTCCAACATTGTAAGCTTTATCTAAAGCTTGTTGCTTATCTAGCGTAACTCCAAAATCTGATTTATTAAAAATATATTGCTTATCTTTATATGTTAAAGTAATTTTTTCATTTATCTCTAGTTTATCTAATTCTAATTTTGCTTCTTCTTTTGACATATTAGAAACATTTATATCATTTATTAATATATTATTATATATATTAGGGTTATTAAGCATTTCTTTTTTGTTAGCTTGATTAAAAATAAACCATAAACTATATATTATTGCTAATCCTAATATTATAAATAGTATAACAATTATATATGTCAATATATTTTTATTTTTTTTATATTTCAGATTTATTGACAATGTTTTCCCCTCCAAACATAATATTAACTTAAAATTATGGTGGAATTAGTTGTTTGTAAAGTTAAATTTAAACTCTTAAATAAATTGTTATTATGTTCTGTTTTAGCAACAACATTATAGTCACTTTTTTCAGAATAAATGAGATTATTTTTTAATACAGTAACTTTTCCTAATGATGTTTTAGCATTTAAATTATAATTAACATTGTCTGTATTTATTTCTACATTTATAGGATTATTTTGTGTTTCTATATTCCAATTATATATATCAAATAAGTTTAAATAATCATTTATAACATCTATTTCCCCATTTAAAACATCAATAGACATATTTTCAACATCAACATTATTTAATTTAACATAATTATTTATATTACATATTTTTAAATAATTTGCTTTAATATTTCTAACAATTATTTTTCCATTAATATTGTTTATACTTATATTCTTACCTTCACTATTTTCTATTATACCATTACATTTAGTTGTTTCACAAAATACATTTTCAAAATAAACACCATCTAAAGAAAAATTAGAATTTATAGCCTTTAAAGATATATTTTTAAAATATTTTTTAGGTACTAATACTTCTAATGAAACTTTATCAAAGTTTTCTTCTTTAAAATCGAATATAAATTTTTTATTTTCAGTATTGTAAAAATCAATAGTGTTATTAATATTTTTAGGTATATATAATACATTTAAAGTTAATTTATCACCATTATAACCTTTTAAAACCATTTCACCATTTAATGATTTTAACTCTAAATTGTTATCCATTTCATTTAAAACAAAGTTAAATTCTTTACAAAGATTATTTTTATTATTAAAGTTACTAGAACTTTTTATAATATTTTTAACTTCTTTTTCTAAATTCCCATATATTTTAGATGTTTTTTTAGCTAAAACTTGCGTAGTATTAGTTATTTTATTTATAATTTTTGTAAAGTCTATAAATTGATTGTTTTTATTATTATTTTCATATGCCTGTTGATTATATTTACCTTCTAAAGCAGATAAAAGCATACTTGCTTCATCTGCTGTTATTTCCCCCTTCTCTAGCATCTCTAATATTTTTACTCTTTCAGTTTTCATTAAAATCACTCCTTAAATTTTTCTTATACGATAATACGAAAAAAAATTTAGTAAGTTTAATGATTTTTATTTAATTATTTCGTCATAATTTATAGTCCATTTATCCTCAACATTATTAGCTTTTATCTTATGTGTTTTGTATAAAACTTTAATATTTCCTTTTTCTTCTATCTGTATAGCTTCTTGAACAATAGCTTCTAAATTATCTTTTTCTATATTTTTAGAAATAATACTTATTGTATTTTTCTTTTTACCTTTTGGTAAAGTTGCATATTCGTTTGTTAAGTTTTGATTATTTAAAACCTCGCTAGAAAAACCTGTAACTTTATTTGTTAATCTAGATGCAAATGCTTCTTTTAATTGTTCTTCTACTATTTGATGAGATATTATTTCTCTTTCCATAGCTCTATTTAAATTAATAGGTATACTAACACTTTTTTCATTAACAAGTATTGATTTAATATTAATAAATATATTATCTGCCGATAAACTATTTAATATACCCATTTGATTTGTATCTAATTTGAAAATTATGTCTGTTCCATATCTAGCAGATCTTATCTCTGTAGGAGATATTATAACCTCCACTCCAGTATTACTAGTAGCTATTATTTCTGTATCTATTTTAGTCTCTATATGATTAAAATCTTCTGGTCTATTTTCTGTATTTATACTAGTATCTTCTGCGTGTAATACCAAAACATATGTATCTCCAAAATTTGGCATACCTTCTATAAAAACTTTGTATTTATCAAAATTATAAGATAAATTTCCAGCCCTAATATCTTTTAAAGATACCTTTTTATTTAATGTGTACTTTTTGTAAATATTATCAAAATTTAAAACAATATTTTCTTCGTTTTCTTTAATATTTTTAAAGTCCATTCTTCCTATAATTTTATTGTCTATAACAGCTGTTACTGGTTTATTACTAAGTGGTTGTATATGTGTTTCTCCTTGCTTAAGAGTTAAATAATTTGTTTCTCCTAATGCTCCTTGTTGTATTTCATAACTTACACCTTCGTTAGGTTCTATTGTATAGTCTATCCTTGATGATGAATCTGAAAATTGTGCATAATTAATATTTATGCTATAATCTCCAAAATTATTAGATATATCACTATTTATGTATTTTACTTTTTTGGTTTCTAATTTAGTATCAAAATTTAAATTAAATACTGCTTTTTCTCCAGTAGATATACTTTCAAAAGTTAAAATAAACTCCTCTATTTTTCCATCAATAGCACCAAATCTTAATATAGTATTTTGTGAATCATTACCATCTTTAGTAAAGTTTAAATCCATTGGATATAAGTTATTATCTTTATCTGTAAGTACAATATTATATTTCATAGGTTCTATTTTATTTTTAAAATAAAATGTAGTATTTAACTCATTTATATGCATTTTTTCTAATACTAATGTTTGTCCATCTATATTTTGTGCCATATCAAAATAAACAGTATTTTTATCTTCTGGTACATATTTTGATATTAAATTATCTTTTTCTATTTGATTTTGTATAACAATACTATTTGCTTTTTTTATAGATATTGTAAAAAATATTATGGTTAATACAATTAGTGCACTTAAAAATACTATTAACGATATAATTATTACTGTAGATTTTTCTATTTTTTTATTTTTATTTTTTTCTTTTTTAGATTCTTCAACAAGATTTTTAAATTCTTCCTCTGTTATTTCTTCTATACCGTCATCTAAATTATTATCTGTCTCATCATTTTCTTGTTCATCTTCTTCTGTTAAACTTTCTTCTTCCAAATCTTCTAATTTTTCTAAAACTTTTTCTTCATCTATAGTTTTATTATCATATACAGACACATCATTTATAACTTCTGTATCTATATCATCTGTTGAGATTTCATCATCTTGTTTCATTAAAATATCAAGTTCTTCTTGAGATAAACCTTCAAATGTATCTGTATTGTCACTTAAATTTATTATTTCCTCCTCTGAAGAATTTAATAAATTTATTATATCTTCTAGTTCTTGATTATCTTTATTATTTTCCCCTTCATCTTTTGATAACCCAAGTTGTTTTTCTAATTCTTCAATATCCATAATTTTTTCCTCCTCTTAAGCAAAAATTCCTAAAAATGGTATAATAAAACTAAGAAACATAGATAAAATTAATAAAATAGCCACTATTTGTACTATTATTTTTTTTTGTTCTTTTTTATTTTTTTTCATAATATCACCTCTTAATTTTTATCAATTTATTTAAAAATCTACTAGGTATTACATTATTATCATATTTAGTTTTTAGTATTGATATATATAATAATTTTTTTGCTCTTGTTAAGGCTACATAAAATAGCCTTCTTTCTTCTTCTATTTCTTCATATGTTTTGCTTTTTTCATGTGGTATAACCCCATCTATACAACCTATAACAAATACCACATCAAACTCTAGCCCTTTTGCACTATGCATAGTTGTTAAAACTACACCTTTTTGATTATTTTTATCTTTTTTTATTATTTCATTTTTAATATTGTTTAAATAATCTAAAAAATTTTCTAGGTTATCATATCCTTTAGAAGATTCTAATATTTCATTAGATATTTCTAACAATCCTTTTATTCCTATATTTTTAAAATTAGCATAGTCTTCTAAATAATCTTCATAGCCTACATTATTAAAAATATACCTTATAGCATCATAAGAACTTTTACCTTTAATTTTTCCTAAATGAAATAATAAGTTATTTATATTTTCTAACTGCCAAGATTTTAAATCGGCTTTACAATATAAATATTCTAAAGCTGATTCTTTATCTTTACATATATTTACAGCATTTGATATTATGTCTTTACTTAAAAATCTTTTTGGTTTATTAGCTATCCTTACAAAAGATTCATTATCACTCTTATCTATTGATAGTTTTATGTATGCTATTATATCCTTAGCTATAAAATGGTCATAAATGCTAGGTATTTTATCCTTTAACTGATACTCTATGTTATAATCAATAAGTTTTTCTACAATTGCTCTTGTTTGTAAATTAGTTCTATAAATTA containing:
- a CDS encoding DUF4097 family beta strand repeat-containing protein; the protein is MKTERVKILEMLEKGEITADEASMLLSALEGKYNQQAYENNNKNNQFIDFTKIINKITNTTQVLAKKTSKIYGNLEKEVKNIIKSSSNFNNKNNLCKEFNFVLNEMDNNLELKSLNGEMVLKGYNGDKLTLNVLYIPKNINNTIDFYNTENKKFIFDFKEENFDKVSLEVLVPKKYFKNISLKAINSNFSLDGVYFENVFCETTKCNGIIENSEGKNISINNINGKIIVRNIKANYLKICNINNYVKLNNVDVENMSIDVLNGEIDVINDYLNLFDIYNWNIETQNNPINVEINTDNVNYNLNAKTSLGKVTVLKNNLIYSEKSDYNVVAKTEHNNNLFKSLNLTLQTTNSTIILS
- a CDS encoding PASTA domain-containing protein gives rise to the protein MKELLENILPYLNIEKKYTEKELEMEETREIKVPNFIEMDVNEAKKLLEEQEIKFEIMGEGSTVRTQFPPSEEIINYDEKIILYTK
- the asnB gene encoding asparagine synthase (glutamine-hydrolyzing), coding for MCGISGFINFEENFLNKQSFFENILDNMRKSLNRRGSDANGIYLDNHFGASHSRLSIRDLSENGNQPMIKIINDNKYIIVYNGEIYNVDELKIELKNKGYSFSTTTDTEVILNLFIEYKEKCVDYLNGIFAFSIYDTQEETLYLFRDRVGVKPLFYTINNKTLVFGSEPKAIFEYPNITPTIDIDSLKQILSLGPARIAGKGVFKDLFEIKPGHFGIFNKYGFKEIQYWELKSDYHTDSYEQTVEKVSFLVRDAIERQLVSDVEICTFLSGGIDSSIVTAVSSKYLSKFNKKLNTFSFDFKENDIYFKSNSFQPERDKPYVDIMLNNYDLNHNYLECNEQNLVSLLYEAVDAKDLPGMADVDASMLYFCSLVSKQNKVALTGECADEIFGGYPWFYREDLLNSTSFPWSKNMDTRELFLQEDLKIKLNLSEYSLQNYENSIKETPYLYGENKEECRRREIAYLNIKWFMSTLLERMDRMSMYNGLEARVPFADHRIIEYLWNVPWDMKYKNNIEKGLLRDATKDLLPNELLNRKKSPYPKTYNPNYEKLLINELTSIINNNNLPINDLIDKNKVLEFVKMPTNYDKPWFGQLMSGPQLMAYFIQINYWLDKYHLKINI
- a CDS encoding VanW family protein translates to MSINLKYKKNKNILTYIIVILFIILGLAIIYSLWFIFNQANKKEMLNNPNIYNNILINDINVSNMSKEEAKLELDKLEINEKITLTYKDKQYIFNKSDFGVTLDKQQALDKAYNVGRTGSDKERINKIKSLEKDIEEISIERNIQEEVVKAKLEEISKDINIEAKNATLEKNNDTFNIIEGNNGISVDFEKTYKDLVDALLLQGDTNVEIIVNEVEPKYSSKYLSKVQDKIGSFSTKYTKKGESDANRITNMKVAASRINGTILYPGEVFSTIKKFGATTKSNGYKPAPTIINGKFVDEYGGGVCQVSSTLYNAVLYSELEIVERQNHSLKVGYLDYGYDAVLAGDYIDFKFKNSNQYPIYIESYLTDNEVICNIYGYEERPKNRTLKFENALVEVIEPSPKIVKETDELAEGKEKVEVKPLKGYKYKLYKLVYIDNKLTEKVLINNSYYKPRTEEVLVGTKKVEQVINLDEKNSIKNNVNTTQISNEKIEETSIETTTESNLDLIIVDETINTETTSEETIESSHTE